The following proteins are encoded in a genomic region of Bombus pyrosoma isolate SC7728 linkage group LG1, ASM1482585v1, whole genome shotgun sequence:
- the LOC122567455 gene encoding integrin beta-PS-like has protein sequence MTRWTIFLFWVQFFSLVFCEYKDPESLCASQQTCKNCLLTPRCVWCSTPVSNQSANSPLVRCVTREKFSNEGNHWCRTSDVIDETNQMLILEDRPLSSTRGTDPVQIQPQRIRLTLRRGEKYRLTLKYSQAEGYPVDLYYLMDLSASMEDSRNLLSELGHELADAMRNLTSNFRLGFGSFVDKVVLPMTSTQPEKLKSPCTLKTGKPCAAPYDYKHQMPLSENIDLFKTRVREAPVSGNLDAPEGGLDAMMQAMVCTKEIGWRQDARHLIVFSTDASFHTAGDGRLAGIIEPNDCLCHLDEKGFYTHSLLQDYPSISQINKIARERNINIIFAVKSDRRKTYELLSESIGGSSIETIRNNSKSIVDLIRGEYEKLVNSITMTDNAPKMIDVKYYSRCLEKNVELKERQKCGGLRVGNVVEFEVTLQATECPANSSEWQTSMQIKPRGIDESLTIELSIICDCPCGHPGHPGYVAASEDCRGNGTLVCGVCSCNEGFYGKQCECEGNDAGAESAAAMADCKPNNETTEICSGHGDCKCGVCDCAKRPNPQEVFYGKYCECDNFSCKRSEGLVCGGRGKCECGTCNCLPGWGGETCDCKETNSTCISSNGETMEICSGRGDCICGSCHCHEKDNIRYSGQYCEECPICPGQRCEELKNCVECMAYGTGPFAENGKCDACLHDIDIVNKVVEDPEKDQETGARICRTPGDAGCTFVFKYEYYRGGSGGDIKIFKILAEKERACPTPINVLGVAMGLIISTVIIGFFVLLVWKIVTTIHDKREYAKFERERALAKWDRADNPIYKQATSTFSNPTFNENSKD, from the exons ATGACTCGCTGGACGATATTTCTCTTCTGGGTTCAATTCTTCTCGTTGGTGTTTTGTGAATACAAAGATCCGGAAAGCCTTTGCGCGTCTCAACAAACTTGCAAAAACTGTCTACTGACTCCACGATGTGTTTGGTGCTCTACTCCG GTTTCCAATCAAAGCGCGAACAGTCCATTGGTTCGTTGTGTCACCAGAGaaaaattttcgaacgaaGGCAATCACTGGTGTCGAACGTCGGACGTAATAGATGAGACGAATCAGATGCTGATACTCGAAGATCGACCGCTGTCTTCGACGAGAGGCACAGATCCAGTTCAAATTCAACCTCAGAGAATTCGCTTGACACTAAGACGAG GCGAGAAATACCGATTGACTTTAAAATATAGCCAGGCAGAGGGTTATCCGGTTGATCTGTATTATCTGATGGACTTATCGGCATCGATGGAGGATTCTAGGAATTTGTTGTCAGAATTGGGACATGAATTGGCAGATGCTATGCGAAACTTGACCTCGAACTTTCGATTAGGATTCGGTAGTTTCGTGGACAAAGTCGTATTGCCTATGACCAGTACGCAACCGGAGAA ATTAAAATCGCCGTGTACTTTGAAAACAGGAAAGCCGTGCGCAGCGCCGTACGATTATAAGCATCAAATGCCTCTTAGCGAGAACATTGATCTTTTCAAA ACTCGCGTACGAGAAGCACCGGTGTCTGGTAACTTGGACGCGCCCGAGGGTGGTCTCGATGCGATGATGCAAGCGATGGTTTGCACCAAGGAAATTGGCTGGCGACAGGATGCTCGACATCTTATTGTTTTTTCGACAGACGCCAGTTTCCATACCGCTGGAGATGGTAGA CTGGCAGGAATTATCGAACCCAACGATTGTCTCTGTCATTTGGACGAGAAAGGGTTCTACACGCACTCGCTTCTTCAAGATTATCCGTCCATATCTCAA ATTAACAAAATAGCTCGCGAGCGCAATATCAACATCATATTTGCGGTAAAAAGCGATAGGAGAAAGACGTATGAATTGTTGAGCGAAAGCATCGGCGGCTCCTCTATCGAAACGATACGGAACAACTCTAAAAGCATAGTTGACCTTATCAGAGGAGAGTACGAG AAACTGGTCAATTCCATAACAATGACGGATAATGCGCCGAAAATGATCGATGTGAAATACTACTCTCGATGTTTGGAGAAGAACGTCGAATTGAAAGAACGACAAAAATGCGGGGGATTACGAGTGGGGAACGTCGTCGAATTCGAAGTAACATTACAG GCGACCGAATGTCCAGCGAATTCCAGCGAATGGCAGACAAGTATGCAGATAAAGCCGAGAGGTATAGACGAGAGCTTGACGATCGAGCTGAGCATTATCTGCGATTGTCCCTGCGGACATCCAGGACATCCG GGATACGTGGCAGCTTCGGAAGATTGCAGAGGAAACGGTACTTTGGTTTGCGGTGTATGTTCTTGCAACGAGGGCTTTTACGGGAAGCAGTGTGAATGCGAAGGGAACGATGCCGGCGCCGAGAGCGCAGCTGCCATGGCCGACTGCAAGCCTAACAACGAGACCACCGAGATTTGTAGCGGCCATGGAGACTGCAAGTGCGGTGTATGTGATTGTGCGAAGCGTCCTAATCCGCAAGAAGTTTTTTATGGGAAATATTGCGAGTGCGATAACTTCTCTTGCAAACGCAGCGAGGGATTG GTTTGCGGCGGGCGAGGCAAGTGCGAGTGCGGGACTTGCAATTGCTTGCCGGGATGGGGCGGCGAGACGTGCGATTGCAAAGAAACGAATAGCACATGCATATCAAGCAACGGCGAAACCATGGAGATTTGCAGTGGACGCGGGGACTGCATTTGCGGTAGCTGTCATTGTCATGAAAAAGACAACATTCGATATTCTGGACAGTACTGCGAAGAGTGTCCC ATATGTCCTGGACAACGATGCGAGGAACTGAAGAACTGCGTCGAATGCATGGCGTACGGAACCGGGCCTTTTGCTGAAAATGGAAAGTGCGACGCGTGTCTGCATGATATAGATATC GTAAATAAGGTCGTAGAGGATCCGGAGAAGGATCAAGAGACGGGAGCTCGTATTTGTCGAACTCCAGGAGACGCTGGATGTACGTTCGTATTCAAGTACGAATATTACAGAGGTGGTAGCGGAGGGGATATTAAGATATTCAAGATTCTCGCTGAAAAGGAGAGGGCATGTCCTACTCCTATCAACGTCCTCG GTGTCGCTATGGGATTAATCATTAGCACCGTAATTATCggtttcttcgttcttctcgTTTGGAAGATAGTAACGACGATCCACGATAAACGGGAATATGCAAAATTCGAGCGAGAACGAGCCCTGGCTAAGTGGGATAGG GCCGACAATCCGATTTACAAACAAGCCACGTCGACGTTCAGCAATCCGACGTTCaacgaaaattcaaaggattaa
- the LOC122567465 gene encoding mothers against decapentaplegic homolog 3 isoform X2 yields MPSPGGVGDNGVQGVRGKGLPHVIYCRLWRWPDLQSHHELRAIEHCEYAFTQKRDEVCINPYHYQRIQTPVLPAILVPRHTLAGDESVLYNTSIEELSVSVPENTSFHATLNHQHHNQQSIPQSPQQQQQQQQQQPPNNPYQGMQSMQATSPASVGSLGSVQGSPHPAPGSMDPPADTPPPGYISEDGDNMDHNDNMSLSRLSPSPVDAQPVMYCEPAFWCSISYYELNTRVGETFHASQPSITVDGFTDPSNSERFCLGLLSNVNRNTVVEQTRRHIGKGARLYYIGGEVFAECLSDSSIFVQSPNCNQRYGWHPATVCKIPPGCNLKIFNNQEFAALLSQSVSQGFEAVYQLTRMCTIRMSFVKGWGAAYRRQTVTSTPCWIELHLNGPLQWLDRVLTQMGSPRLPCSSMS; encoded by the exons AT GCCTAGCCCAGGCGGTGTCGGTGACAACGGTGTCCAAGGAGTACGCGGCAAAGGATTGCCGCACGTGATCTACTGCCGACTTTGGCGCTGGCCAGATTTGCAATCGCACCACGAACTAAGGGCAATCGAGCATTGCGAGTACGCGTTCACGCAAAAACGGGACGAAGTCTGCATCAACCCGTACCACTATCAACGAATACAAACACCAG TTTTGCCAGCCATTCTCGTACCACGGCATACCTTGGCCGGGGACGAGTCCGTCCTATACAATACTTCCATCGAGGAGCTCAGTGTCAGCGTGCCAGAAAACACGAGCTTCCACGCGACCTTAAATCATCAGCACCATAATCAACAAAGCATACCGCAGTCACcgcaacaacagcagcaacaacaacagcaacaaccaCCGAACAATCCGTATCAAGGAATGCAG aGTATGCAGGCGACAAGTCCGGCTAGCGTTGGGAGTCTAGGAAGTGTTCAGGGTTCACCACATCCGGCGCCTGGGTCCATGGATCCTCCTGCCGATACTCCACCTCCGGGATATATAAGCGAAGATGGTGATAACATGGATCACAACGACAACATGTCCTTATCGCGTTTGTCTCCCAGTCCTGTTGACGCACAACCAGTTATGTATTGCGAACCAGCATTTTG GTGTTCGATAAGTTACTACGAGCTGAATACGAGAGTAGGCGAGACGTTTCATGCGTCGCAACCGAGCATAACGGTGGACGGATTCACCGATCCCAGTAACTCCGAACGTTTCTGTTTGGGTTTACTGTCCAACGTTAATCGTAACACCGTGGTTGAACAGACGAGACGACATATCGGGAAAGGAGCTAGATTATACTACATTGGTGGTGAGGTGTTTGCCGAATGTTTATCGGATTCGAGCATTTTTGTTCAGAGTCCTAATTGTAATCAACGTTATGGTTGGCACCCTGCCACTGTTTGTAAAATACCACCCG GTTGCAATTTGAAGATCTTCAATAACCAAGAATTTGCCGCATTGTTATCGCAATCAGTTTCCCAAGGATTCGAAGCAGTGTACCAGTTGACTCGTATGTGCACGATCAGAATGAGTTTTGTAAAGGGTTGGGGAGCAGCGTATCGTCGGCAAACCGTGACGTCGACTCCTTGTTGGATAGAGTTGCATTTAAACGGTCCATTACAGTGGCTCGATAGGGTACTCACGCAGATGGGATCGCCGCGTTTACCCTGTTCCTCAATGTCATAA